AGCAAAGGAGAATCGTGGTGGCAACCGTAAAGAGGCACGATATGCCGAAAAACGAAGAAGGGTAGAGGAATTTATAGAGACTTTAGAAGCTGCAGAACCGCATTACTGTAGAGCCAAATCGTCTATTAGACTATATTTACCACCAGAACTTAATATCGTAAAGCTCTGGAAAATGTACCAAGAGCAAGTTCAAGAGACACCACAGCTTAAAGTTAAACAATCATTTTTTCGTGACATTTTTAACAAGAAGTATAATGTTGGATTTGGATCTCCTTTGAAGGATACCTGTTCGCGATGTTTTGAGCTGACTAGAAAAATAGAAACTGCACCCACAAGTGAAGAAAAGGTAACATACATGACGCAGAAACGCATACATACCTTAAAAGCTAAGGCTTTCTATGAATTATTGAAAGTTGAACCGGAACATTGTATTTCACTATCTTTTGATTGTCAAAAAAACAACCCACTTCCCAAATTACCTGACCAAGCGGCTTACTTCAGTAGGCAATTGAATATGTACAATTTCACAGTTGTTATCGGCACTTCCAAATCAGCTTTGGATAATGTACGTACATACTATTGGTGTGAAAACGAACACTCAAAATCGTCAAACGAAATTGCAAGTGCAGTCTTCCACACATTGAACAATCTGGCAAttcctgaaaataaaactaaaataagatTATTTGCTGACGGTTGTGGAGGCCAGAATAAGAACACAATTCTTTTGGGAATGTGTTCAAGTTGGTTATTTTCTAATGCACCATCACATGTGAAACAACTTGAAATTATATTTCCTATGGTAGGACACTCGTTCTTACCACCGGACCGCATATTTGCAAAGATAGAAAGGGAGACAAAGAAAAAATCGATTATATGCGATCCACAAATTTATGTGAATTTATTCAAGGAACATGCGACTTGTTTTCATTTAGGCGATGGCAACGTGGAAGTGCGTGATTGGAAAAAAGAAGTCACTACAACACTTAAAACTCCAGGAAACTGGCATTTCAGGTTCAACCCATCAAAGCGTTTTATACTGCGCCGTGGTCGACAGAACGTTAGTGTGCAAGGTGAAGAAAACTATCGGAATGAAATTGGGCAACCAAAATATGTCACGAAAAGGGGAAAGCATGTCACTGATTTGGCACCTGCAATTTTGCGAAGAGGAAACAaagtgaactttaaaaaaatacttgatgTAGCAAACCTTTTGAAGAAGCATTTCGGTGAAGATTGGAGAACTATTGCcagtttaaaatattataaagaagtagaAGAAACTAATGACCAATTTGAAGAACATGAGTACCTTCAGTGTGTTGCACTAGAAGAAAGTGAAAACTTTATTTAACTAATTTCTTTACATTAAATTTCTCAATacgaaaaaacttttatttataaatcctcaaagtttttattttaatttcaagttacTCTTTATAACATCCTGTATAATAAGAAAGTAAATGTCAAAATCCGCTACATCCATTGAGCTGAATAACAAACTCCGCCAGATCCATAACTCAGTATCAATAACCGCTACAtccattttttttatcttttgttagttgtataatttaaaatctaaaaacaatttaacttgATAACTCCCAGAAATATCAaaagtaattttactttaaattatttaaaatgatatAGTATTTGTAActttattacagaaaaaaagCCATTTATTGCAAAATTTACTTTTTTGGATCTGACGGATTTTGATACTAGACAACATTATATCATAGTACCTACCTGTATCCAAAAATTCTTACCCAGAATTtgcctataatattttgatgataattgtttttctgtcttaAGAATTATTATGATCTACTCGTAAATGCAAATCATTGCTACCATATCGCGCGCAGGTGTAGGTAACAATCACATTCGTCATTATGAAACTATTTGCTATCTATCGTGAAAAATAAACTCAATACTATGATTTCCTAGTATGGATGTAGGTAGGTGTTTATAATGAAATAAGAACCCTTGGCAGAAATCATATCATGTACAAGTACCTGCAAGTATTTCTTAAAAGTTCAGACGATAATGATATAGCAAAATTAtcatagtaagtaagtaggtaggtacctacttatataaaataacTCAATTTTGATTATAGAATGATTTTCGGATTTTGTATGACGGGTTAGctcaatagggatgatgactatactagtcaaatcagcgactttttatcaaacgtcaaaacgctcgcttagtatagaagcttgtatgaaatacacagattgTGACGTCATACATATTTAGTAGTAATTAgtactttttttagttaaatcgataatttgaaATGGTTAGCAATCTTAAAACTAGCagcgaatgtggattttacgaattttgggaGACTCTATTTAATAACTGTCaagaaataatttctttttgacctaggcatcatcccaTTTATTGTTTGTCGGAGTATGCTCGATTGGTATCAAACCCATGCGGGGTCCTTCCTTCAGAGGCCCATGAATTTAGATGCCGGACGGTTCCGAAA
This genomic stretch from Maniola jurtina chromosome 2, ilManJurt1.1, whole genome shotgun sequence harbors:
- the LOC123877578 gene encoding uncharacterized protein LOC123877578, whose protein sequence is MADLLKKIEKVPPNEARKRGVNKENWKRERKRREIYASKSFPQPPQCNHTHNRTFRCSTIKMQDIARMHRNFYELRSKIDQDNFILQHCRIAKCSRIRLKNESRGPKNLSAEYYVTIKNPHKQIRVCKTAFLKILKVGKDRVTGILQRSFKDGGSVAKENRGGNRKEARYAEKRRRVEEFIETLEAAEPHYCRAKSSIRLYLPPELNIVKLWKMYQEQVQETPQLKVKQSFFRDIFNKKYNVGFGSPLKDTCSRCFELTRKIETAPTSEEKVTYMTQKRIHTLKAKAFYELLKVEPEHCISLSFDCQKNNPLPKLPDQAAYFSRQLNMYNFTVVIGTSKSALDNVRTYYWCENEHSKSSNEIASAVFHTLNNLAIPENKTKIRLFADGCGGQNKNTILLGMCSSWLFSNAPSHVKQLEIIFPMVGHSFLPPDRIFAKIERETKKKSIICDPQIYVNLFKEHATCFHLGDGNVEVRDWKKEVTTTLKTPGNWHFRFNPSKRFILRRGRQNVSVQGEENYRNEIGQPKYVTKRGKHVTDLAPAILRRGNKVNFKKILDVANLLKKHFGEDWRTIASLKYYKEVEETNDQFEEHEYLQCVALEESENFI